The following proteins are encoded in a genomic region of Bacteroidales bacterium:
- a CDS encoding VOC family protein encodes MKNQITPCLWFDIQAEEAANFYTSIFKNSKIEDISRYGKEGFETHGMKEGTVLTVAFQINGQPFTALNGGPIFKFTEAVSFQVFCDTQEEIDNYWDKLTDGGEESQCGWLKDKFGVSWQIVPTILPELMSDPARAGRVTNAFMQMRKFDIEKIINA; translated from the coding sequence ATGAAAAATCAAATTACACCTTGCCTTTGGTTTGATATCCAAGCCGAAGAAGCAGCCAATTTTTATACCTCTATTTTCAAGAACTCCAAAATCGAAGACATTAGCCGTTACGGAAAGGAAGGTTTTGAGACTCATGGTATGAAAGAGGGTACTGTGTTAACAGTTGCCTTTCAAATCAACGGACAACCATTTACTGCATTGAATGGCGGACCAATCTTTAAGTTTACAGAGGCGGTTTCGTTTCAAGTATTCTGCGATACACAGGAGGAAATTGACAATTACTGGGATAAACTTACTGACGGGGGAGAGGAAAGTCAGTGTGGCTGGCTAAAGGATAAATTTGGGGTTTCGTGGCAAATTGTTCCCACCATACTACCCGAATTAATGAGCGATCCCGCTAGAGCAGGTAGAGTAACCAATGCTTTTATGCAAATGAGAAAGTTTGATATTGAAAAAATAATCAATGCTTGA
- a CDS encoding polyketide cyclase, translating to MESIEKTVITVWTIVNAPIEIVWENWTTPDDIIKWNNASDDWHSPQAENDLRVGGKFSYRMEAKDGSVGFDLWGIYDKVVINSQIDYTLGDGRKVKVIFGDLGGKTEVVETFEPETENPTELQRSGWQAILDNFKKYTETH from the coding sequence ATGGAATCGATTGAAAAAACTGTTATTACGGTGTGGACAATCGTTAACGCACCCATTGAAATTGTTTGGGAAAATTGGACAACTCCTGATGATATTATCAAATGGAATAATGCCTCTGATGATTGGCACTCTCCGCAAGCTGAAAATGATTTACGAGTTGGCGGTAAATTCAGCTATAGAATGGAGGCCAAGGATGGTAGTGTAGGTTTTGATTTATGGGGGATTTATGATAAAGTGGTGATAAATAGTCAAATTGATTATACCCTTGGCGATGGAAGAAAAGTAAAGGTTATTTTTGGTGATTTGGGTGGAAAAACTGAGGTTGTTGAAACTTTTGAACCGGAAACCGAAAATCCTACTGAACTACAACGAAGCGGTTGGCAAGCAATACTGGATAACTTTAAAAAATATACTGAGACTCATTAA
- a CDS encoding DUF3830 family protein, with the protein MKGFTIKTCDNIIIRFKYYIDDAPITSNAFAMLLPFTRNFYHARVSGQEIWIDGAPQLDIIQENASVFTQPGEVVYGPLNPKRAKTSNCMGIYYGEGKGLDCCNIFAKVFDEDIDLLKKLGDDIWKHGTQEIIFDKLD; encoded by the coding sequence ATGAAAGGATTTACAATTAAAACTTGCGACAACATCATTATTCGCTTCAAATATTATATTGATGATGCTCCCATAACATCCAACGCATTCGCAATGTTGCTACCTTTTACCCGTAACTTTTACCATGCTAGGGTCTCTGGTCAAGAAATATGGATTGATGGCGCACCACAGCTCGACATTATTCAGGAAAACGCCTCCGTATTCACCCAACCTGGCGAGGTTGTATACGGTCCGTTAAATCCAAAAAGGGCTAAAACATCAAATTGCATGGGAATATACTACGGCGAAGGCAAAGGGCTCGATTGCTGTAATATATTTGCCAAAGTGTTCGATGAGGACATCGATCTACTTAAAAAGCTTGGCGATGATATTTGGAAGCACGGAACACAAGAGATAATATTTGATAAACTTGATTAA
- a CDS encoding DUF1697 domain-containing protein, translated as MIKNHYLALLRGINVGGNNIIKMADLKACFESMGFTDVVTYIQSGNVLFKSDESDQIKLSKMIEKVLSDTFSYKSMIVLVHSNLLENAVKKAPNGFGTLPEEYRYDVVFLKEPLTPDEALKSIKAREGIDNVYSGNGVLYFSRLISKAGQSYLTKVISLPVYKSMTIRNWNTTTKLLELVNK; from the coding sequence ATGATAAAAAATCATTACTTAGCACTACTAAGAGGTATAAACGTTGGAGGAAACAATATCATCAAAATGGCTGATTTAAAAGCCTGCTTCGAATCCATGGGCTTTACCGATGTTGTTACCTATATCCAAAGCGGTAATGTTTTGTTTAAATCCGACGAAAGCGATCAAATCAAACTATCAAAAATGATAGAAAAAGTACTATCCGACACCTTTAGCTACAAATCGATGATAGTACTTGTTCACAGCAACCTACTCGAAAATGCAGTAAAAAAAGCACCAAACGGCTTTGGTACATTGCCCGAAGAGTATAGATACGATGTTGTTTTCTTAAAAGAGCCACTTACCCCCGATGAGGCACTTAAAAGCATTAAAGCAAGAGAAGGCATTGATAATGTATACTCAGGAAATGGAGTCCTTTATTTCTCTCGGCTTATAAGCAAGGCAGGGCAAAGCTACTTAACTAAAGTAATATCACTTCCTGTTTATAAAAGCATGACCATTCGGAATTGGAATACTACCACCAAACTACTTGAATTAGTTAATAAATAG
- a CDS encoding VOC family protein, which yields MARVNTYLNFPRNTEEAFNFYKSVFGGEFSGGGVARFSDIPVSEGMPPLADEDKNLIMHIELPLIGGHVLMGTDAPESMGFNVNFGNNVYISLEPDTKAETKKLFDALSAGGKITMELQVMFWGAYYGSCTDKFGVQWMFNCVEK from the coding sequence ATGGCAAGGGTAAATACATATCTCAACTTTCCTCGGAATACAGAGGAAGCATTCAACTTTTATAAATCTGTCTTTGGTGGGGAATTCAGCGGTGGAGGAGTTGCACGTTTTAGTGATATTCCTGTATCGGAGGGAATGCCTCCATTAGCCGATGAAGATAAAAATCTGATCATGCACATAGAACTGCCTCTAATTGGTGGACATGTTCTTATGGGTACTGATGCTCCAGAATCTATGGGCTTTAATGTGAATTTTGGGAATAACGTTTACATCAGCCTTGAGCCCGACACTAAAGCAGAAACCAAAAAACTTTTTGATGCATTATCTGCTGGTGGTAAAATAACCATGGAGCTACAAGTAATGTTTTGGGGAGCTTATTATGGAAGTTGCACCGATAAATTTGGTGTACAATGGATGTTTAACTGTGTGGAAAAATAA